The Pseudomonas aeruginosa genome includes the window CCGAGGTCGGCTCGTCGGCGATCACCAGCTCCGGCTGGCCGATCAGCGCGCGGGCGGCGGCGACCCGCTGCTGCTGGCCGATGGACAGGCTGTCGGCGCGGCGTTCGTGCAGTTCGCCGCCGAGGCCGAGCTGGCCGAGCAGATGGCTGGCGGCCTGCGCCGGGCTACCGTGGCGTTCGCGGGCGCGCTGACGGCGCAACGCGGAAAAGTGACAGGGCAGCTCGACGTTCTCGCGTACCGAGAGGAATGGCAGCAGGTTGAACTGCTGGAAGATGTAGCCGGTGTGGTCGACGCGGAAATGGTCGCGGCGCGCGGCGGACAGCTTTTCCAGGTCCTCGCCGAGCAGGCGGATGCTGCCGCGGCCGGGCTTCTGCACGCCGCCGAGGAGGCCGAGCAGGGTGGTCTTGCCGCTGCCGGAAGGCCCCTTGAGGAACAGGCTCTCGCCGCGTTCGAGATGGAAGCTGGGAATGTCCAGCAACTCCGCCT containing:
- a CDS encoding ABC transporter ATP-binding protein codes for the protein MSALITLTNLGFAWPGQAELLDIPSFHLERGESLFLKGPSGSGKTTLLGLLGGVQKPGRGSIRLLGEDLEKLSAARRDHFRVDHTGYIFQQFNLLPFLSVRENVELPCHFSALRRQRARERHGSPAQAASHLLGQLGLGGELHERRADSLSIGQQQRVAAARALIGQPELVIADEPTSALDADSREAFLQLLFAECREAGASLLFVSHDQSLAGLFDRSLSLSDLNRAARPAGL